In a single window of the Manis pentadactyla isolate mManPen7 chromosome 14, mManPen7.hap1, whole genome shotgun sequence genome:
- the SPPL3 gene encoding signal peptide peptidase-like 3 isoform X1, which produces MAEQTYSWAYSLVDSSQVSTFLISILLIVYGSFRSLNMDFENQDKEKDNNNSSGSFNSNSTNNSIQTIDSTQALFLPIGASVSLLVMFFFFDSVQVVFTICTAGQICQHNLNGKARGLKIRELYDNTEDHFGCGSLSVLATIAFAFLLLPMCQYLTRPCSPQNNPAGVVFSRISFGCCGRFTAAELLSFSLSVMLVLIWVLTGHWLLMDALAMGLCVAMIAFVRLPSLKVSCLLLSGLLIYDVFWVFFSAYIFNSNVMVKVATQPADNPLDVLSRKLHLGPNVGRDVPRLSLPGKLVFPSSTGSHFSMLGIGDIVMPGLLLCFVLRYDNYKKQASGDSCGASGPANISGRMQKVSYFHCTLIGYFVGLLTATVASRIHRAAQPALLYLVPFTLLPLLTMAYLKGDLRRMWSEPFHSKSSSSRFLEV; this is translated from the exons GTCTCTTAATATGGACTTTGAAAATCAAGATAAGGAGAAAGACAATAACAATTCTTCTGGGTCTTTCAATAGCAACAGCACCAATAATA GTATCCAAACTATTGACTCAACCCAGGCACTGTTCCTTCCAATTggagcatctgtctctctcctaGTAATGTTCTTCTTCTTTGACTCAGTTCAAGTAGTTTTTACAATATGTACAGCAG GCCAGATCTGCCAACACAATCTGAATGGAAAGGCCAGGGGTTTGAAAATTCGTGAGCTTTATGACAACACAGAAGATCACTTTGGCTGTGGTTCCTTGTCTG ttcttGCAACGAtagcttttgcttttcttcttctcccGATGTGCCAGTATTTAACAAGACCCTGTTCACCTCAGAACAA TCCAGCAGGTGTTGTGTTTTCCAGGATTTCCtttggttgctgtgggcgtttcACTGCTGCTGAGTTACTGTCGTTCTCTCTGTCTGTCATGCTCGTCCTCATCTGGGTTCTCACTGGCCATTGGCTTCTCATGGATG CCCTAGCCATGGGTCTCTGTGTTGCCATGATAGCCTTTGTCCGCCTGCCCAGCCTCAAGGTCTCCTGCCTGCTTCTCTCAGGGCTTCTAATCTACGATGTCTTTTGG GTGTTTTTCTCTGCCTACATCTTCAATAGCAACGTCATGGTGAAGGTGGCCACGCAGCCGGCTGACAATCCCCTTGACGTCCTATCCCGGAAGCTCCACCTGGGGCCCAATGTTGGGCGTGATGTTCCTCGGCTATCTCTGCCTGGAAAACTGGTCTTTCCGAG CTCCACTGGCAGTCACTTCTCTATGTTGGGCATTGGGGACATCGTGATGCCTGGGCTCCTGTTGTGCTTTGTCCTTCGTTATGACAACTACAAAAAACAAGCCAGCGGTGACTCCTGCGGTGCCTCTGGACCCGCCAACATCTCTGGACGCATGCAGAAGGTCTCCTACTTCCACTGTACCCTCATTGGGTACTTTGTAG GTCTACTCACTGCTACTGTGGCGTCTCGCATTCACCGAGCAGCCCAGCCCGCCCTTCTCTATTTGGTGCCATTTACCTTATTGCCACTCCTCACAATGGCCTATTTAAAG GGTGACCTACGGCGGATGTGGTCTGAGCCATTCCACTCCAAATCCAGCAGCTCACGATTCCTGGAAGTATGA
- the SPPL3 gene encoding signal peptide peptidase-like 3 isoform X2: MAEQTYSWAYSLVDSSQVSTFLISILLIVYGSFRSLNMDFENQDKEKDNNNSSGSFNSNSTNNSIQTIDSTQALFLPIGASVSLLVMFFFFDSVQVVFTICTAGQICQHNLNGKARGLKIRELYDNTEDHFGCGSLSVLATIAFAFLLLPMCQYLTRPCSPQNKISFGCCGRFTAAELLSFSLSVMLVLIWVLTGHWLLMDALAMGLCVAMIAFVRLPSLKVSCLLLSGLLIYDVFWVFFSAYIFNSNVMVKVATQPADNPLDVLSRKLHLGPNVGRDVPRLSLPGKLVFPSSTGSHFSMLGIGDIVMPGLLLCFVLRYDNYKKQASGDSCGASGPANISGRMQKVSYFHCTLIGYFVGLLTATVASRIHRAAQPALLYLVPFTLLPLLTMAYLKGDLRRMWSEPFHSKSSSSRFLEV; the protein is encoded by the exons GTCTCTTAATATGGACTTTGAAAATCAAGATAAGGAGAAAGACAATAACAATTCTTCTGGGTCTTTCAATAGCAACAGCACCAATAATA GTATCCAAACTATTGACTCAACCCAGGCACTGTTCCTTCCAATTggagcatctgtctctctcctaGTAATGTTCTTCTTCTTTGACTCAGTTCAAGTAGTTTTTACAATATGTACAGCAG GCCAGATCTGCCAACACAATCTGAATGGAAAGGCCAGGGGTTTGAAAATTCGTGAGCTTTATGACAACACAGAAGATCACTTTGGCTGTGGTTCCTTGTCTG ttcttGCAACGAtagcttttgcttttcttcttctcccGATGTGCCAGTATTTAACAAGACCCTGTTCACCTCAGAACAA GATTTCCtttggttgctgtgggcgtttcACTGCTGCTGAGTTACTGTCGTTCTCTCTGTCTGTCATGCTCGTCCTCATCTGGGTTCTCACTGGCCATTGGCTTCTCATGGATG CCCTAGCCATGGGTCTCTGTGTTGCCATGATAGCCTTTGTCCGCCTGCCCAGCCTCAAGGTCTCCTGCCTGCTTCTCTCAGGGCTTCTAATCTACGATGTCTTTTGG GTGTTTTTCTCTGCCTACATCTTCAATAGCAACGTCATGGTGAAGGTGGCCACGCAGCCGGCTGACAATCCCCTTGACGTCCTATCCCGGAAGCTCCACCTGGGGCCCAATGTTGGGCGTGATGTTCCTCGGCTATCTCTGCCTGGAAAACTGGTCTTTCCGAG CTCCACTGGCAGTCACTTCTCTATGTTGGGCATTGGGGACATCGTGATGCCTGGGCTCCTGTTGTGCTTTGTCCTTCGTTATGACAACTACAAAAAACAAGCCAGCGGTGACTCCTGCGGTGCCTCTGGACCCGCCAACATCTCTGGACGCATGCAGAAGGTCTCCTACTTCCACTGTACCCTCATTGGGTACTTTGTAG GTCTACTCACTGCTACTGTGGCGTCTCGCATTCACCGAGCAGCCCAGCCCGCCCTTCTCTATTTGGTGCCATTTACCTTATTGCCACTCCTCACAATGGCCTATTTAAAG GGTGACCTACGGCGGATGTGGTCTGAGCCATTCCACTCCAAATCCAGCAGCTCACGATTCCTGGAAGTATGA
- the SPPL3 gene encoding signal peptide peptidase-like 3 isoform X3, with amino-acid sequence MAEQTYSWAYSLVDSSQVSTFLISILLIVYGSFRSLNMDFENQDKEKDNNNSSGSFNSNSTNNSIQTIDSTQALFLPIGASVSLLVMFFFFDSVQVVFTICTAVLATIAFAFLLLPMCQYLTRPCSPQNNPAGVVFSRISFGCCGRFTAAELLSFSLSVMLVLIWVLTGHWLLMDALAMGLCVAMIAFVRLPSLKVSCLLLSGLLIYDVFWVFFSAYIFNSNVMVKVATQPADNPLDVLSRKLHLGPNVGRDVPRLSLPGKLVFPSSTGSHFSMLGIGDIVMPGLLLCFVLRYDNYKKQASGDSCGASGPANISGRMQKVSYFHCTLIGYFVGLLTATVASRIHRAAQPALLYLVPFTLLPLLTMAYLKGDLRRMWSEPFHSKSSSSRFLEV; translated from the exons GTCTCTTAATATGGACTTTGAAAATCAAGATAAGGAGAAAGACAATAACAATTCTTCTGGGTCTTTCAATAGCAACAGCACCAATAATA GTATCCAAACTATTGACTCAACCCAGGCACTGTTCCTTCCAATTggagcatctgtctctctcctaGTAATGTTCTTCTTCTTTGACTCAGTTCAAGTAGTTTTTACAATATGTACAGCAG ttcttGCAACGAtagcttttgcttttcttcttctcccGATGTGCCAGTATTTAACAAGACCCTGTTCACCTCAGAACAA TCCAGCAGGTGTTGTGTTTTCCAGGATTTCCtttggttgctgtgggcgtttcACTGCTGCTGAGTTACTGTCGTTCTCTCTGTCTGTCATGCTCGTCCTCATCTGGGTTCTCACTGGCCATTGGCTTCTCATGGATG CCCTAGCCATGGGTCTCTGTGTTGCCATGATAGCCTTTGTCCGCCTGCCCAGCCTCAAGGTCTCCTGCCTGCTTCTCTCAGGGCTTCTAATCTACGATGTCTTTTGG GTGTTTTTCTCTGCCTACATCTTCAATAGCAACGTCATGGTGAAGGTGGCCACGCAGCCGGCTGACAATCCCCTTGACGTCCTATCCCGGAAGCTCCACCTGGGGCCCAATGTTGGGCGTGATGTTCCTCGGCTATCTCTGCCTGGAAAACTGGTCTTTCCGAG CTCCACTGGCAGTCACTTCTCTATGTTGGGCATTGGGGACATCGTGATGCCTGGGCTCCTGTTGTGCTTTGTCCTTCGTTATGACAACTACAAAAAACAAGCCAGCGGTGACTCCTGCGGTGCCTCTGGACCCGCCAACATCTCTGGACGCATGCAGAAGGTCTCCTACTTCCACTGTACCCTCATTGGGTACTTTGTAG GTCTACTCACTGCTACTGTGGCGTCTCGCATTCACCGAGCAGCCCAGCCCGCCCTTCTCTATTTGGTGCCATTTACCTTATTGCCACTCCTCACAATGGCCTATTTAAAG GGTGACCTACGGCGGATGTGGTCTGAGCCATTCCACTCCAAATCCAGCAGCTCACGATTCCTGGAAGTATGA
- the SPPL3 gene encoding signal peptide peptidase-like 3 isoform X4, which translates to MAEQTYSWAYSLVDSSQVSTFLISILLIVYGSFRSLNMDFENQDKEKDNNNSSGSFNSNSTNNSIQTIDSTQALFLPIGASVSLLVMFFFFDSVQVVFTICTAVLATIAFAFLLLPMCQYLTRPCSPQNKISFGCCGRFTAAELLSFSLSVMLVLIWVLTGHWLLMDALAMGLCVAMIAFVRLPSLKVSCLLLSGLLIYDVFWVFFSAYIFNSNVMVKVATQPADNPLDVLSRKLHLGPNVGRDVPRLSLPGKLVFPSSTGSHFSMLGIGDIVMPGLLLCFVLRYDNYKKQASGDSCGASGPANISGRMQKVSYFHCTLIGYFVGLLTATVASRIHRAAQPALLYLVPFTLLPLLTMAYLKGDLRRMWSEPFHSKSSSSRFLEV; encoded by the exons GTCTCTTAATATGGACTTTGAAAATCAAGATAAGGAGAAAGACAATAACAATTCTTCTGGGTCTTTCAATAGCAACAGCACCAATAATA GTATCCAAACTATTGACTCAACCCAGGCACTGTTCCTTCCAATTggagcatctgtctctctcctaGTAATGTTCTTCTTCTTTGACTCAGTTCAAGTAGTTTTTACAATATGTACAGCAG ttcttGCAACGAtagcttttgcttttcttcttctcccGATGTGCCAGTATTTAACAAGACCCTGTTCACCTCAGAACAA GATTTCCtttggttgctgtgggcgtttcACTGCTGCTGAGTTACTGTCGTTCTCTCTGTCTGTCATGCTCGTCCTCATCTGGGTTCTCACTGGCCATTGGCTTCTCATGGATG CCCTAGCCATGGGTCTCTGTGTTGCCATGATAGCCTTTGTCCGCCTGCCCAGCCTCAAGGTCTCCTGCCTGCTTCTCTCAGGGCTTCTAATCTACGATGTCTTTTGG GTGTTTTTCTCTGCCTACATCTTCAATAGCAACGTCATGGTGAAGGTGGCCACGCAGCCGGCTGACAATCCCCTTGACGTCCTATCCCGGAAGCTCCACCTGGGGCCCAATGTTGGGCGTGATGTTCCTCGGCTATCTCTGCCTGGAAAACTGGTCTTTCCGAG CTCCACTGGCAGTCACTTCTCTATGTTGGGCATTGGGGACATCGTGATGCCTGGGCTCCTGTTGTGCTTTGTCCTTCGTTATGACAACTACAAAAAACAAGCCAGCGGTGACTCCTGCGGTGCCTCTGGACCCGCCAACATCTCTGGACGCATGCAGAAGGTCTCCTACTTCCACTGTACCCTCATTGGGTACTTTGTAG GTCTACTCACTGCTACTGTGGCGTCTCGCATTCACCGAGCAGCCCAGCCCGCCCTTCTCTATTTGGTGCCATTTACCTTATTGCCACTCCTCACAATGGCCTATTTAAAG GGTGACCTACGGCGGATGTGGTCTGAGCCATTCCACTCCAAATCCAGCAGCTCACGATTCCTGGAAGTATGA